A single window of Gymnogyps californianus isolate 813 chromosome 16, ASM1813914v2, whole genome shotgun sequence DNA harbors:
- the CMKLR1 gene encoding chemerin-like receptor 1 has protein sequence MALPNLSNYLDDIDNYSDYPDYTYEETGSVWTDPSHDPKDVARILSVVIYSVSCVLGILGNGLVIAIITLKMKKSVNAIWFLNLAVADFLFNIFLPINIAYTAMRYNWIFGTVMCKLNSFLLILNMYTSVLLLTTISFDRYVSVVFPVWSQNHRSTNLAYLVCLIIWTVGIIMSCPSLVFRDTAQAHNSVICFSNFSLSRNKSYQALALIRHRTVNITRFLAGYILPITIITFCYIAIVFNLRRNRLAKSKKPFKIIVTIIVTFFLCWSPYHLLNLLETEPDMIPRSVFEISIPITTALAASNSCMNPVLYVFMGQDFKKFKVTILSRLVNALSEETGHSSIVHRSFSKMSSMTEKETTVL, from the coding sequence ATGGCGCTTCCCAATTTGTCCAATTACTTGGACGACATCGATAACTACAGTGACTACCCAGATTACACCTATGAGGAGACCGGCAGCGTGTGGACAGACCCGTCCCACGACCCGAAGGACGTTGCGAGGATCCTCTCCGTCGTCATCTACAGCGTGTCCTGTGTGTTGGGCATCCTGGGGAACGGCCTCGTCATTGCAATCATAACTCTGAAGATGAAGAAGTCGGTCAATGCCATCTGGTTCCTCAACTTGGCCGTCGCCGACTTCCTCTTCAACATCTTCCTGCCCATAAACATTGCTTACACGGCCATGCGGTACAACTGGATCTTTGGGACAGTCATGTGCAAGTTgaactccttcctcctcatcctcaaCATGTACACCAGTGTCCTTCTGCTCACCACCATCAGCTTCGATCGCTATGTGTCAGTGGTTTTCCCCGTCTGGTCTCAAAACCATCGGTCGACCAACCTAGCGTATTTAGTTTGCTTGATTATCTGGACCGTCGGCATCATTATGAGCTGCCCATCTCTTGTCTTCCGAGACACGGCACAAGCCCACAACTCCGTGATTTGTTTTAgcaacttttccctctccagGAATAAGTCTTACCAAGCCCTGGCACTAATAAGGCACCGAACAGTGAACATCACCAGGTTCCTCGCTGGGTACATCCTTCCCATAACCATCATCACTTTCTGCTACATCGCCATCGTCTTCAACTTGCGTCGAAACCGCCTTGCCAAGTCCAAAAAGCCCTTCAAGATCATCGTCACCATTATAGTCACCTTCTTCCTTTGCTGGAGTCCCTACCATCTGCTGAACCTCCTGGAAACAGAGCCCGACATGATCCCGCGCTCCGTGTTTGAGATCAGCATCCCCATAACGACGGCGCTCGCTGCCTCCAACAGCTGCATGAACCCCGTCCTCTATGTCTTCATGGGCCAGGACTTTAAGAAGTTTAAGGTCACCATCCTTTCCAGACTGGTGAACGCTCTCAGCGAGGAGACAGGCCACTCCAGCATCGTTCACAGGAGTTTCTCCAAGATGTCTTCAATGACTGAGAAGGAGACAACAGTCCTCTAA